The following is a genomic window from Fibrobacter sp. UWR4.
TGTAAAGGGGAACACGGTGGCTTCCTTGAAGGAAGGTAAGGTGGATGTGACTAATGCGTCTGGTAAAACCAGCCGTATTGTCCAGAAGCAGACGATCCTTGTGGATGAAAAGGGTAAAACCAGGATGCTCAATCTTGCATCCTCTGGTACTCAGCATTTGTCTAAAGCGATAGATTCCCTCGCTCAGGAAGACCCTGGCAAGGTTGAGTCTGTGGATGTCCTGGAGAAGTCCTTGAAAACATTTGATGTTTCCTATGCAAAGCGTCAGAAGGCCTTCGATAAGAATCTTAAGTTTAATACGGAACAGATCAGTTCCAGAATCTATGTTCCTTCTGTGACTTTGACGGCCCGTGTCACTCCTGGGGTTATCGTTTCTGTGTGGGGTGAATCGGATACGGTAGGTGCAAACGGAATCTACTCCAAAACCTTTACCTGGGCGGATGACGCTTATGGTACAAAGCGCTTCCTGGCAAGTTGCGGTGATGGCTCCGTGGAACTTCCTTGCTACATGTGGGTGACCGAATACGTTTCTGTTGAACCGAGTGCTGTAGCAGAAGACTCTGCAAAGTCCGAAGTGGAAAATGGTCCCGCCAAGAAGATGAACCTTTCTGTAAAGTTGGGGGCGCGTACGGAAAAAGTCCATTTGGATTTGCCGGCAACTTCCTTAAATTCCAACTTGAAGATTAGTCTTGCTGGTATTTCTACCGGTGACCTGGATAATCTTAAGTCCATTGAAGTTCGTCGTGGTGGCAAGATTGTGGAAACCATTGGTGAAAGTGATTTGACGTCCTTGACGTACGAAGTTCCTATTGAAATCGAACGAAATAAGATTGCTGATTTTGAAGTCGTCGTTTCTGCGAAGGATGGAAAGAAATACCGTGCCAAGAAAACCTATGAGGTCTATTGCCTGGTGTCGAACCATCCAGGTGGAAAGGCTCGAAATTCTGTGGTCCCCCAGGACCAGGAATACGAACGCTTGAAGCAAAGCGGTGGCTTGTCTAAGGAATAAAATTTTTAAGAGGGAATAGGTTATAATGATGAATAAAATTCTAGCTTCTTTCGCCCTGGTAGGCGGTTTTATGCTGGTATCCTGCGCAGATACTCCCAAGAAACAGGATAACGATGCTGTTCGTGAACGAGCCAAGACCGCTTATGCAGAAATCAAGTATGAAGAGGAGGGAGTGCAGAAGGCTGATGTGAAGGATACAGAGTCCGCTCCTACGATTCAGATTTCTAACGCCAAGTTTAAGACCATTCCCACCGTTCTTGTTGCACCGGCCCTTACAGGCAAGATGAACGCAAGTATCGACGTGGTTCGCAAAAATCCTCTGGCAAAGACTGCCATGGAAGTGATTAACGCTTACCTTACGAATCGAGACTATAAGGTGGTTAGCCTTGAAAGTCAGGCTCAGCTGGACGAAGTAGTGGACTTGCAGTCTTCCATTGCTGGTAACGATGAAGACTTGGCTTATGTGGCGGGCCTATCCGTGGGTGCTGATATCAATATCACTTATTCTGGTTCCATTCAGGAAAATGATATTGTTATTGACTTGAATGCTAGCGAAGCCTCTACGGCAAATCTTCTGGCTAGTGAATCCGTCCGTATGAAGAACGATGGTAGTGAATCCCAGAGAGTCCTGGTCCAGAAATGCATGCAGCAGGCTATTGTGGGTCTTGAGAATAAGGTCCGTGAAAAGCTTGCAGCCCAGCTGGATCAAGGGGTGCAATATAAGGTGGTTGCCCATCTGACTGGCGAATTTACGGACGATCAGGCGGAAGAAATTTCCAACATGGTTTCTTCCCAGATTCGTAAGAAGTTCAGCAAGATGCAGGTGATTTCCATGAGCCGAAACACCTACGATTTGATGTTGACCGTGGATCCTGCCCAGTATGAAGACGCCCAGATGGTTTATTCAGTTTTTTATGAAGACCTGAAGGACCTTGCTAAGGTTCGTAAGCAGAACATTACTAAGAAATTGATTATTCTGGAAATTCAGTAATGAATAAGATGAAGAAATTTTTGACAGCAGTAATGCTTGCGCCTGTGATTTCGATGGCCGCTAATGTGGTTTCTTATACAGCGACCTCTACGGTATCTCAGAAGGATGCGGATAAGAAAGCCATGGAAGGCGTTGCCATGCAGATCAGTTCTTCTGTAAAAGCGTCCATGGAATCCGTGAAGACGGAAGACAGGGATGGTAATGTCCAGTCTACATTCACCAGCAAAAAAACGGTGGAAAGTAATGTCCTGCTGAAGGGGGCTAAGATTAAGGTTGGTCCGAAACAGAAGGGTGCTTATACATCCACGGTTTCTGTGGATTTGGACCAGCTTTCTTCTGCAATTTTGCTGGATCTAACCAAATTACAGAAAGAGATGAAATCCAAGGATTCCATTATACGCCTGGATATGTTGGACCGAGATTATCGCAAGATGTCTGGCGACATGATTCAGTTGGAAAAGCTGGTGGATTCCTATAGTTTGCAGTTGGAAAATCTTTCCTTTATTCAACCGGTGGAGAAGGAATTTCTGTTGGAGTCTACCTTAGGGGAACTTACGGAATTTCTCATGTCCTCTATGCAAACCATTTCCATGGAAACTGATTTGACCAGCGAAGCCTTGGTGGTGACGGTCAAGGATTTTGCTGGACCTATTGTGAATTTCCCGATTATCCTGACGCAGGACAAGAAAGATCTTGTAACGGAAAAAACCAATGCAGAAGGTGAAGCTGTTTTCTCGCTGAAGGATGTGATGAAGAAGAAGCCTAGCGGCGAAGTGACTGTCCATCCGGATATGAACTTCAAGTTTGTACGTCAGTCGGCCTTGATTACTAAGACGGTTAGTTATCAATCAGAAAAGAAGGGCTGCAAGTACAACTTCAGCTGCCTAGGTGAAGTTGCCGAATGTGGGGCTATGCAGCGGTTCCTGGGGGATGCAGGCTTGAACGTTTCATCCGAGTACGGCTTGCCTGGGTTGGATGCTGTATTGTCTTTCTCTGACAAGGCTAATTCGGCAAAGACTCTCTATACGTCTAGAGGAACGATTACCCTTAGATATGGTTCAACTGAATTGGTGGAACAGACTCAAGGTGTGGGCAAGGATCCGGAATCCGCCCATATTAAGGCTATCACAAAGCTTCCTGCAACAAAGATTCTAAACACCTTCGCAACGAAAGACTGCAGTAAATAGGTCCGCTTGGATACGAAAAAAATCCTGGGTTTTCGCCCAGGACTTTTTTTATGGGTAACCGCGGCCTTTCCACCGCAGCTTCCGATTACTTGTTGTTGAGCTTAATCAAGTTCAGGGCGGAACCGGCCTTGAACCATGCCCACTGCTGATCGTTGTAGGTGTGGTTCAAAGTGATATTGTCGACGGAGCCGTCCTTGTGGTGGGCTACCAGAGTGAAGGGCTTGCCCGGAGCAAAGGCGGTGAGACCCTGGATGTCGAACACATCCTGTTCCTGAATCTTGTCGTAATCGGCAGGATTTGCGAAGGTGAGGGCCAGCATACCCTGCTTCTTCAGGTTGGTTTCGTGAATACGGGCGAAGCTCTTCACGATCACGGCCTTGACGCCCAGGAAGCGGGGTTCCATGGCAGCGTGTTCGCGGCTGGAGCCTTCACCGTAGTTTTCGTCACCGATCACGATGGAGCCTGTGCCCTTGGCCTTGTAAACCTTGGCCAGTTCCGGAACTTCCTTGTATTCGCCACACTGGCAGAGAACCTTGTTGGTTTCGCCATTGAATGCGTTCACGGCACCGATGAGCATGTTGTTGGAAATGTTTTCCAGATGACCGCGGTAGTTGAGCCACGGACCAGCCATGGAGATATGGTCGGTGGTGCACTTGCCCTTGGCCTTGATCAGGATGGGGGCACCGGCGATGTCCTTGCCGTCCCATGCGGCAAAGGGTGCCAGAACCTGGAGGCGCTTGCTTTCGGGGTTGATGCTCACGGTAATGGAGGAACCGTCTTCTGCAGGAGCCTGGAAACCGGCGTCCTTCACGTCGAAGCCCTTAGGCGGCAGTTCGCACTGTTCAGGAGGATCCAGCTTAACAGCCTTGCCTTCCATGTTCACGAGAGTGTCGGTCATGGGGTTGAAACGAATGTCGCCAGAGAGGGCTGCAATCACAGCCATCAACGGAGAGGCGACGAAAGCGTGGGTGTTGGGGTTGCCATCGGCGCGCTTTGCAAAGTTACGGTTGAAGGAGTGAACGATGGTGTTCAGTTCCTTCTTGTCGGCTCCTGCACGGTCCCAACGGCCAATGCAAGGACCGCAGGCGTTGGTCATGATGGTTGCGCCAAACTGCTTGAACAGGTCGATGAGACCGTCGCGTTCTGCAGTGTAGCGGACCTGTTCGGAACCCGGGTTGATGATCAGCGGGCACTTGGGGGTAAGACCCTTGGCCAGAGCCTGCTTGATCATGCTTGCTGCCATGAACAAATCTTCGTAGCTGGAGTTGGTGCAGGAACCGATGAGGGCTGCGGAAACAACAGGAGTGGATTCCGGCTTAGCTTCAGTTGCCTTGATGGATTCTGCCATGTCGGTAACGGCAAATGCGCGGTCCGGGCTGAAGGGACCATTGTAATGGGGAACGAGGGTGGAAAGGTCGATTTCCACAACGCGGTCGAAGTACTTTTCCGGTTCGGCTTCAACTTCCGGGTCTGCCTGGAGGTAAGAAGCGATCTTGTCGGCGGCTTCGGCAACTTCTGCACGGCCGGTAACCTTGAGGTAACGGCTCATGGAATCATCGTAGCTGAAGGTAGAGCAGGTGGCACCCACTTCTGCACCCATGTTGGCGATGGTAGCCTTGCCGGTAGCGGAGAGGCTACGTGCGCCTTCGCCGAAGTATTCAATAATAGCGTTGGTGCCGCCCTTAACGGTGAGGATGCCAGCTAGCTTCAGGATGATGTCCTTAGCGGTTGCAAAGCCCTGGAGCTTACCGGTGAGCTTCACACCGATCATCTTCGGGTACTTCAATTCCCAGGGGAGGCCAACCATGGCGTCCACAGCGTCAGCACCGCCAACACCGATAGCCAGCATGCCGAGACCGCCTGCGTTCACTGTGTGGGAGTCGGTACCGATCATCATACCACCCGGGAAGGCGTAGTTTTCGAGAACCACCTGGTGAATAATGCCTGCGCCCGGAAGCCAGCAGTCAATGCCGTACTTTGCGGAAACGGACTGGAGGAAGTCGTACACTTCCTTACTGTCGGACTTTGCCTTGGGAAGGTCAATTTCCACACCTTCCTTGGCGATGATCAAGTGGTCGCAATGTACAGAACTTGGAACAGCGACCTTGGATTTTCCAGCAGTTGTAAACTGGAGGAGTGCCATCTGGGCGGTTGCGTCCTGCATGGCAACGCGGTCCGGGTTAAATTCGGCAAAATCAGTACCACGAACATACTGCTTGGATTCTGCACCGTCGATCAAATGGGTGTAGAGAATCTTTTCTGCAAGGGTGAGGGGGCGGCCAAGGAGCTTGCGGGCGCCGTCAACGCGGGCTGGCATCTTGGCATAGACCTTCTGGATCATGTCGAAATTGAAAAGCATAGTTACCTCGTTAAATTTTAACGGTCTAAATTTAGAAAAATCAAAAAATCGGTTGGATTTCTCCAACCGATTATATTGCAAAATTTGTGCCAAGAATTGAAGTGAAAGCTAGTTGCAGTTATCCGGGATATCCAGGGTGTAGGAACCGTCTGCTTTGAAAAGGGTGTCGGGGACGCAAGATGGCTCCTCGAAAGCGTCGTTGCCGGCGGGTACTTCGTAGTCAAGGTCTTTTTGCTTACATTTCTTGATAGCCTGTTCCTTTGTCCTCGCGATTGCGATAGAATCGGACACTGTATATGAACCGAATGCGACTTCTTTGATGTAATCATCTTCGCAAACCACGTACGCACCATTGGCTGTATCAGCGCTTTGGGTCATTTGGTTACACATGTCTTCCATGGTCATTTTTGTATAAGGTTCCATGCCGACGAAAACAGTTACTGTGATGCTGTCGTTTTTGATGAGGTTGCGGTATATGGCCTTGATTTCAAATCCTGATTGAAATTCAATGGAGGATTCAATGACTTCATTTCCTTTTTCATAAACGGAACATTGGAATCCATTGATGGAATCGCCTTTGGCAACTGAATAAATTTCACTTCCGTAACCTGCAGGATTGTTAGCCCAGCGCTCGGGGAAAACGCCGCTGGTTTCATCGGCATCGGTGCCGCTGGAACAGGCGTTGATTAATGCGATGGCGAATGCGCTAACCCAAATAAACTTTGACTTGATCATAGTCAAATAAACCTCCTAATTTCTGTATGCAAAAAAAATAGAAAAAAAAAGTCCTGCGATTGGATATGCGGGACTTTTTAATCAATATTTGTTTGCGATTTCTACACCTTCCTTGGCGATAATCAAGTGGTCGCAATGTATAGAACTTGGAACAGCGACCTTGGATTTTCCAGCAGTTGTAAACTGGAGAAGTGCCATCTGGGCGGTTGCGTCCTGCATGGCCACACGGTCCGGATGGAATTCGGCAAAATCCGTACCGCGAACGTACTGCTTGCTTTCTGCACCGTTGATCAAGTGGGTGTAGAGAATCTTTTCTGCAAGGGTGAGGGGGCGGCCAAGAAGCTTGCGGGCACCGTCAACGCGGGCCGGCATCTTGGCATAGACCTTCTGGATCATGTCGAAATTAAAAAGCATAGTTACCTCTGTTTGTTTTTAACGAACCAAAAATAAAAAATCGGCCGGGAAAATCCGTCCGATTGTTTGCAAAATTTATGCCAAGAAGGGTATTGTTTTACGGAATAACTGGGGTGAAAGTAATTCCTGTAATCTGATGGCTCTGGATTTCTCCAT
Proteins encoded in this region:
- a CDS encoding DUF6175 family protein, whose translation is MMNKILASFALVGGFMLVSCADTPKKQDNDAVRERAKTAYAEIKYEEEGVQKADVKDTESAPTIQISNAKFKTIPTVLVAPALTGKMNASIDVVRKNPLAKTAMEVINAYLTNRDYKVVSLESQAQLDEVVDLQSSIAGNDEDLAYVAGLSVGADINITYSGSIQENDIVIDLNASEASTANLLASESVRMKNDGSESQRVLVQKCMQQAIVGLENKVREKLAAQLDQGVQYKVVAHLTGEFTDDQAEEISNMVSSQIRKKFSKMQVISMSRNTYDLMLTVDPAQYEDAQMVYSVFYEDLKDLAKVRKQNITKKLIILEIQ
- a CDS encoding aconitate hydratase — its product is MLFNFDMIQKVYAKMPARVDGARKLLGRPLTLAEKILYTHLIDGAESKQYVRGTDFAEFNPDRVAMQDATAQMALLQFTTAGKSKVAVPSSVHCDHLIIAKEGVEIDLPKAKSDSKEVYDFLQSVSAKYGIDCWLPGAGIIHQVVLENYAFPGGMMIGTDSHTVNAGGLGMLAIGVGGADAVDAMVGLPWELKYPKMIGVKLTGKLQGFATAKDIILKLAGILTVKGGTNAIIEYFGEGARSLSATGKATIANMGAEVGATCSTFSYDDSMSRYLKVTGRAEVAEAADKIASYLQADPEVEAEPEKYFDRVVEIDLSTLVPHYNGPFSPDRAFAVTDMAESIKATEAKPESTPVVSAALIGSCTNSSYEDLFMAASMIKQALAKGLTPKCPLIINPGSEQVRYTAERDGLIDLFKQFGATIMTNACGPCIGRWDRAGADKKELNTIVHSFNRNFAKRADGNPNTHAFVASPLMAVIAALSGDIRFNPMTDTLVNMEGKAVKLDPPEQCELPPKGFDVKDAGFQAPAEDGSSITVSINPESKRLQVLAPFAAWDGKDIAGAPILIKAKGKCTTDHISMAGPWLNYRGHLENISNNMLIGAVNAFNGETNKVLCQCGEYKEVPELAKVYKAKGTGSIVIGDENYGEGSSREHAAMEPRFLGVKAVIVKSFARIHETNLKKQGMLALTFANPADYDKIQEQDVFDIQGLTAFAPGKPFTLVAHHKDGSVDNITLNHTYNDQQWAWFKAGSALNLIKLNNK
- a CDS encoding FecR family protein; the protein is MKLLLTCLATASLLLVACNEEKSAEGTKAPQLDVQKNTMEVKAEPQPADDVLEDASDLKSLLVMKVRRKIGEVFVLKKGIGDAWKNVRSGQKMVEDDRVRTEVESEVVLASMDGSVLQIDEKSDVTLKVADDEKSGKVFWININGGKVYFDIQKQKSAMYKFKTGTAVAAIRGTAGFVGNVKGNTVASLKEGKVDVTNASGKTSRIVQKQTILVDEKGKTRMLNLASSGTQHLSKAIDSLAQEDPGKVESVDVLEKSLKTFDVSYAKRQKAFDKNLKFNTEQISSRIYVPSVTLTARVTPGVIVSVWGESDTVGANGIYSKTFTWADDAYGTKRFLASCGDGSVELPCYMWVTEYVSVEPSAVAEDSAKSEVENGPAKKMNLSVKLGARTEKVHLDLPATSLNSNLKISLAGISTGDLDNLKSIEVRRGGKIVETIGESDLTSLTYEVPIEIERNKIADFEVVVSAKDGKKYRAKKTYEVYCLVSNHPGGKARNSVVPQDQEYERLKQSGGLSKE